In Candidatus Parvarchaeota archaeon, the following are encoded in one genomic region:
- a CDS encoding phosphoribosylaminoimidazolesuccinocarboxamide synthase — translation MSGVVMTKTDLPLKLHSRGKVRDTYEYEDKLLMIASDRLSAFDVVFSQGIPYKGTVLTQLSFFWFEKLKGVIKNHLAGDANRAFQAKVPDGLPSFLAGRSMVVVKAKPLPIECVVRGYLAGSGLKDYNATGSVCGIKLPPGLVNSSKLPTPIFTPSTKATTGHDININDEEAAKLVGADIYKQIKEASINLYSTAADYAKTRGIILADTKFEFGIYNGELILIDEVLTPDSSRYWPADKYVEGKNQPSFDKQYARDYLEGIGWDKKPPAPQLPDEIIQNTSKKYVEAYELLTGKKFAWQ, via the coding sequence ATGTCAGGCGTTGTGATGACCAAAACAGACTTGCCGCTTAAGCTTCATTCAAGGGGCAAAGTGCGCGACACTTATGAATATGAGGACAAGCTTCTGATGATTGCTTCAGACCGCCTTTCCGCATTTGACGTCGTCTTTTCCCAAGGCATCCCATACAAGGGCACCGTGCTCACGCAGCTTTCCTTTTTCTGGTTTGAAAAGCTCAAAGGCGTAATCAAAAACCATCTTGCAGGAGATGCGAACAGAGCTTTCCAGGCAAAAGTGCCGGACGGATTGCCAAGTTTTCTTGCAGGCCGCTCAATGGTTGTTGTCAAGGCAAAGCCGCTTCCAATTGAGTGCGTCGTGCGCGGCTACCTGGCAGGCTCAGGCTTGAAAGACTACAATGCAACTGGTTCCGTGTGCGGCATAAAACTTCCGCCTGGGCTTGTAAATTCAAGCAAGCTGCCCACTCCGATTTTCACGCCAAGCACAAAGGCAACTACTGGACATGATATTAACATAAATGATGAAGAGGCTGCAAAACTTGTTGGTGCGGATATATACAAGCAGATAAAAGAGGCAAGCATAAATCTTTATTCAACAGCGGCAGACTATGCAAAAACAAGAGGCATAATACTTGCGGATACAAAATTCGAGTTTGGCATTTACAACGGGGAACTAATACTTATTGATGAGGTTCTAACCCCGGATTCAAGCAGGTACTGGCCTGCCGACAAATACGTTGAGGGCAAAAACCAGCCATCCTTTGACAAGCAGTATGCCCGCGATTACCTTGAAGGAATCGGCTGGGACAAAAAGCCGCCGGCGCCGCAGCTTCCGGATGAAATAATACA